The sequence CCCGCTGCAGAACGCCACCGGCGACCCGGCGATCTCGCTGCCGCTGGCGGAGTCGGCAGCGGGCATGCCGGTCGGCATGATGTTCTCGACGATCAGGGGCCGCGAGGCGCGCCTGCTCGAGCTCGCCTACGAACTGGAAGAGGCGCGGCCGTGGCCGCGTATCCAGGCGCCTTAGCCGGAATCCGAGCCCAGGATCATCAGCATCCGCCTGAACTCGCGGCGCTGCTCGCTGGTCAGACCGGCCATCAACCGGCGCTCGGCGGCCTTGACGCCGGCATCGGTCTTCTCGAGCAGCGCGCGGCCCTCGCGCGTCAAGTGGGCGGGAAGCGACCGGCCCGACGACACGCTTGCCGGCCTGGTGACCAGACCGCGGTCCTCCAGCCCCCGCAGCACCATGTTCATCGCCTGCGGTGACACGTTG is a genomic window of Mycobacterium sp. ITM-2016-00318 containing:
- a CDS encoding MarR family winged helix-turn-helix transcriptional regulator; translated protein: MLDMSEFLEEQPLGYLLHRVANALRSEVTTAVLEPLGLAFPQYICMRILDRFPDRSNAELARDTNVSPQAMNMVLRGLEDRGLVTRPASVSSGRSLPAHLTREGRALLEKTDAGVKAAERRLMAGLTSEQRREFRRMLMILGSDSG